In Pedobacter sp. W3I1, one DNA window encodes the following:
- a CDS encoding DUF4372 domain-containing protein: MIDRNSVRSLSRRGGYDHYYKYFDTFCHLVTMLYCSLNNCTSTREVVSGMHACHSKLLHLGISSPPARSTLCDANSKRPFDVFQQIYELLYKRHRHLLPDSRLKQYDKLFIADSSTITLFQRILDAPSPGKMNGKRKGGIKVHTLIGAAEHVPLNQFYCR, from the coding sequence TTGATCGACCGAAATTCTGTGAGGTCATTGTCACGCCGTGGCGGTTACGACCATTATTATAAGTATTTTGATACTTTTTGCCACTTGGTTACAATGCTCTATTGTAGCTTGAACAATTGCACCAGCACCCGCGAAGTGGTCAGCGGGATGCACGCATGCCACTCCAAGCTTCTTCATTTGGGTATAAGCAGCCCCCCGGCAAGAAGTACCCTGTGCGATGCCAACAGTAAAAGGCCTTTCGATGTTTTTCAACAGATTTACGAGCTTTTATACAAACGGCACCGGCATCTTTTACCGGACAGCCGATTAAAACAGTATGATAAGCTCTTCATTGCGGATTCATCCACCATCACGCTTTTCCAACGGATACTCGATGCGCCCAGCCCTGGGAAGATGAACGGAAAAAGAAAGGGCGGGATCAAGGTTCACACCCTGATCGGTGCAGCTGAGCATGTGCCCTTAAATCAGTTTTACTGCCGCTAG
- a CDS encoding IS4 family transposase, producing the protein MPFLKEIDLEEGSFIVFDKGYVDYSEYERIGKQGAFFVTRQKKDARYEIVESRELTLQSMMAGVQNDQILIQGTRTQREKIRLNVRMVTFFDAESGRTFEFLTNNFSLLPEEIAEIYKKRWLIEVLFKRVKQNFPLKYFLGDNENAIKIQIWCAFISDLLIKVVQVQLKRKWAFSNLRSIIRLHMMSYISLYKFLNNPEKLSMGKGNNNQLKLGALEIDFKT; encoded by the coding sequence ATGCCCTTCCTGAAAGAGATAGACCTTGAAGAAGGGTCATTTATTGTTTTTGACAAAGGTTATGTGGATTATTCGGAGTATGAGAGAATCGGAAAACAGGGCGCTTTTTTTGTCACCAGACAGAAAAAAGATGCAAGATATGAGATCGTTGAAAGTAGGGAACTGACCCTGCAGAGCATGATGGCAGGTGTGCAGAATGATCAGATATTGATACAGGGGACACGTACGCAACGGGAAAAGATCAGGCTGAACGTACGTATGGTTACCTTTTTTGATGCGGAATCGGGACGGACATTCGAATTCCTAACCAACAATTTCTCCCTGTTGCCCGAAGAGATCGCAGAAATATACAAAAAGCGCTGGCTCATCGAGGTGCTCTTCAAAAGGGTAAAGCAGAACTTTCCCCTTAAATATTTCCTTGGGGACAATGAAAACGCAATCAAAATCCAGATATGGTGTGCTTTTATATCCGATCTGCTGATAAAAGTTGTACAGGTACAGCTCAAAAGAAAATGGGCATTTTCCAATTTAAGGTCAATTATCAGGCTACACATGATGAGCTACATTAGCTTGTACAAATTCCTCAACAATCCTGAAAAGCTAAGTATGGGAAAAGGTAATAACAACCAGCTAAAATTGGGGGCCTTGGAAATAGATTTTAAGACATAA
- a CDS encoding (Fe-S)-binding protein: MKVELFVPCFVDQLYPETAFNTLRLLEKSGCNVTYNSKQTCCGQPAYNAGYWDEAKEVGTKFLNDFTENTYVVAPSASCVGMIKGGYNDLFTNTIVHNKCRSLQSNIWELSDFLVNVAKRDYFGAELEGKAVYHDSCSALRECKIKDEPRQLLSKVHGLEMIEMEDTDMCCGFGGTFAVKFDAISSAMAEQKVNHALAQQADYIISTDLSCLLHLQGYIDKNNLAIKTMHIADVLCNGWLESTEY; this comes from the coding sequence ATGAAAGTAGAATTATTTGTGCCTTGTTTTGTAGATCAGCTCTATCCGGAAACCGCTTTTAATACTTTAAGGTTATTAGAAAAATCGGGATGTAATGTAACCTACAATTCAAAACAAACCTGTTGTGGACAGCCTGCATACAATGCTGGTTATTGGGATGAGGCTAAAGAAGTGGGTACAAAATTTTTAAACGATTTTACCGAAAATACTTATGTGGTAGCGCCATCGGCTTCTTGTGTAGGAATGATAAAAGGCGGCTATAACGATCTGTTTACCAATACCATTGTGCACAACAAATGCCGGAGTTTACAGTCGAACATCTGGGAACTTTCTGATTTTCTGGTAAATGTGGCTAAAAGGGATTATTTCGGTGCAGAGTTAGAAGGCAAAGCCGTTTACCACGATTCGTGCAGTGCTTTGCGCGAATGCAAAATCAAAGATGAACCTCGGCAGCTGCTTTCGAAAGTACATGGCCTGGAAATGATCGAAATGGAAGATACGGATATGTGCTGTGGTTTTGGCGGAACTTTCGCAGTTAAGTTCGATGCTATTTCATCTGCAATGGCCGAACAGAAAGTTAATCATGCCTTAGCACAACAGGCAGATTATATCATTTCGACCGATTTATCCTGCCTTCTACACCTTCAAGGATATATCGATAAAAATAATCTGGCGATTAAAACCATGCACATTGCCGATGTGCTTTGTAATGGTTGGCTGGAGAGTACAGAATATTAG
- a CDS encoding MFS transporter translates to MITKNNKKTIRSWAFFDWANSAYNLVITSTIFPAYYTIITTTKEHGDKVEFFGRTFVNTSLSNYALSFAYLIMAFALPMLSSIADRRGNKKSFMKFFTYVGGAACIGLYFFKLDTLEMSIILFAIAAMGYIGGVLFSNSYLPEIATEEHQDRVSAQGFSYGYIGSVLLQLICFLFVLKPEWFGITDASFPPRLSFLLVGVWWIGFSQIPFSALPNGTPQHDKVKTNVLKDGFSELSKVWAQLKQMKVLKGFLVSFFFYSMGVQTIMLAAAGFAEKTLKLGTAKLIAVILIIQLVAIPGAMLMSYLAKKIGNINVLIMVVVVWIGCCVFGYYITNEYQFYSLAAIVGLIMGGIQSLSRSTYSKYLPVDTKDSTSFFSFYDVTEKLAIVIGLFSFAYIEDLTGNIRYSIIALASFFIVGLVLLVLLRKNEHKESLKL, encoded by the coding sequence ATGATAACAAAAAACAACAAGAAAACCATCCGTTCGTGGGCATTTTTTGATTGGGCAAACTCCGCCTATAACTTAGTCATCACCTCTACCATTTTTCCGGCTTATTATACCATTATTACCACCACTAAAGAACATGGCGATAAAGTGGAATTCTTTGGTCGCACCTTTGTAAACACTTCACTGTCCAACTATGCCTTATCATTTGCATACCTGATTATGGCTTTTGCTTTACCAATGCTTTCATCCATTGCGGATAGAAGAGGGAATAAGAAGTCGTTTATGAAATTCTTTACTTATGTAGGTGGAGCAGCCTGTATCGGTTTATATTTCTTTAAGTTAGATACCCTCGAAATGAGTATTATCTTATTTGCCATCGCTGCAATGGGTTATATCGGTGGCGTATTGTTCAGTAATTCGTACCTGCCAGAAATAGCGACAGAAGAGCACCAGGACCGTGTAAGTGCACAAGGTTTTTCATATGGTTATATTGGTTCGGTTTTACTTCAACTGATCTGTTTTCTGTTTGTGCTAAAGCCAGAATGGTTTGGTATTACTGATGCCTCATTCCCGCCCAGGTTATCTTTTTTATTGGTTGGCGTATGGTGGATCGGTTTCTCTCAGATTCCTTTTTCTGCACTTCCGAATGGAACGCCACAACACGATAAAGTAAAAACAAATGTTCTGAAAGATGGCTTTAGCGAATTATCAAAAGTTTGGGCGCAGCTGAAACAAATGAAAGTTTTAAAAGGATTTTTGGTTTCTTTCTTCTTCTACTCCATGGGTGTACAAACCATTATGCTTGCTGCTGCTGGTTTTGCCGAAAAAACGTTAAAACTAGGGACCGCAAAATTGATTGCCGTAATATTGATTATTCAGCTTGTTGCTATTCCAGGTGCTATGCTCATGTCGTATTTAGCTAAAAAAATAGGAAATATAAACGTGTTGATCATGGTAGTTGTAGTATGGATTGGCTGTTGTGTTTTTGGTTATTACATCACCAACGAGTATCAATTTTATTCATTAGCCGCAATTGTAGGCTTAATTATGGGCGGAATTCAATCCTTATCACGTTCTACCTATTCTAAATATTTACCGGTTGATACAAAAGATAGTACTTCATTTTTCAGTTTTTATGATGTAACGGAGAAATTGGCGATTGTAATTGGCCTATTCAGTTTTGCTTACATCGAAGATTTAACCGGGAATATTCGCTACTCGATTATCGCTTTGGCATCATTTTTTATTGTTGGGTTAGTTCTTTTAGTGCTTTTAAGAAAAAACGAACATAAAGAATCGCTAAAATTGTAA
- a CDS encoding ATP-dependent DNA helicase RecQ: MTAIEILQKYWGHQAFRPLQEDIISSVLEGKDSLALLPTGGGKSICFQVPALVKEGICIVVSPLIALMKDQVENLKSKGIQAIAIYAGMGKREIDILLDNCIYGKIKFLYLSPERLLSDLVRVRISYMNVNLIAVDEAHCISQWGYDFRPPYQQISKLREILPDVPVLALTATATEFVRKDIVEKLEMKNPQVFVKSFARSNLSYVVFGNEDKYKKLIDICKNVKGTGLVYVRNRRETAEVANFINRNQIKADFYHAGLERDVRFLKQEEWKSNKTRIMVATNAFGMGIDKADVRFVVHLDLPESLEAYYQEAGRAGRDEKRSYAVLLANHADVLGLESRYLNSFPSPDEIRKTYHYLGNYLQLAFGAGEGLTFTFDIADFCKRFNVSVLKTISALKFLEHDGYLTLSESVFLPSRMMFIASHEDIYRFQIENKAYDGIIKTILRSHGGAFDGFVKINEADLAKKTGLSYKEIIALLNKLQAIELLTYIQQTDQPQLQYIRPRVDMDHFDLDVKYLELRKEILHKQINAVVGYASSNLCRSVQLLHYFDEHHATKCGVCDVCLAEKRAENQNQMSEEMEFEIVSLLQQQPLSLDDLVTNIKNGTEAERIDAIRELLDAGKIKTDGKKYYL; the protein is encoded by the coding sequence ATGACAGCAATAGAGATTTTACAAAAATATTGGGGACATCAAGCTTTTAGGCCTTTACAGGAAGATATTATTTCCTCGGTTTTGGAAGGAAAAGACAGTTTAGCATTGTTACCAACGGGTGGTGGTAAATCGATCTGCTTTCAGGTTCCTGCTTTGGTTAAAGAGGGAATTTGTATCGTAGTTTCGCCGTTAATTGCCCTGATGAAGGATCAGGTGGAGAACCTGAAATCGAAGGGGATTCAAGCCATTGCCATTTATGCCGGCATGGGTAAACGTGAAATCGATATCTTGCTGGATAACTGTATTTACGGAAAAATTAAGTTCCTCTATTTATCTCCTGAACGGTTATTGTCTGATTTAGTGCGTGTTCGTATTTCTTATATGAATGTGAACCTGATTGCGGTTGATGAAGCACATTGTATTTCGCAATGGGGTTACGATTTTCGCCCGCCTTACCAACAGATTTCCAAACTCCGCGAGATCTTGCCTGATGTTCCTGTTTTAGCGCTTACTGCAACGGCTACAGAGTTTGTGCGGAAAGATATTGTAGAGAAGCTTGAGATGAAAAACCCACAGGTTTTTGTTAAAAGTTTTGCCAGGAGTAATTTAAGTTATGTGGTTTTTGGGAATGAAGATAAATATAAAAAGCTGATTGATATTTGTAAGAATGTTAAGGGTACTGGTTTGGTCTATGTTCGTAACCGAAGAGAAACTGCAGAAGTAGCAAATTTTATTAATAGAAACCAGATTAAAGCTGATTTTTACCATGCCGGATTGGAACGTGATGTCCGTTTCCTGAAGCAAGAAGAATGGAAGAGCAACAAAACCCGGATCATGGTAGCCACTAATGCGTTTGGGATGGGCATAGATAAGGCCGACGTTCGTTTTGTGGTGCATTTAGATTTACCCGAGAGTTTAGAAGCTTATTATCAGGAAGCCGGCAGGGCAGGGCGTGACGAAAAGCGAAGTTACGCCGTTCTTTTAGCCAATCACGCTGATGTTTTGGGGCTAGAGTCAAGGTATTTGAATAGCTTTCCTTCACCAGACGAAATCAGAAAAACCTATCATTACCTCGGTAATTATTTACAATTGGCATTTGGTGCAGGAGAGGGTTTAACTTTTACTTTTGATATCGCTGATTTCTGTAAGCGATTTAATGTTAGCGTTTTAAAAACAATATCCGCGCTGAAATTTTTAGAACATGACGGTTATCTTACCTTATCTGAAAGTGTTTTTCTCCCCTCAAGAATGATGTTTATTGCCAGTCACGAAGATATTTACCGTTTTCAGATTGAAAATAAGGCATATGATGGGATTATAAAAACTATTTTGCGTTCGCATGGTGGGGCTTTTGACGGTTTTGTTAAGATTAATGAAGCCGATTTAGCCAAAAAAACAGGCTTGTCTTATAAAGAGATTATCGCTTTATTGAATAAGTTGCAGGCAATAGAATTGCTTACCTATATTCAACAGACCGATCAGCCGCAATTGCAATATATTAGGCCGAGGGTAGATATGGATCATTTTGATCTGGATGTAAAATACCTGGAACTGAGAAAGGAAATTTTACATAAACAGATTAACGCTGTGGTGGGCTACGCTTCATCTAATTTGTGCAGAAGTGTTCAGTTGCTCCATTATTTCGACGAACATCATGCTACAAAATGTGGTGTTTGCGATGTTTGTCTGGCCGAAAAAAGAGCCGAAAACCAGAACCAGATGAGCGAAGAAATGGAGTTTGAGATCGTTTCTTTGCTTCAACAACAACCTTTAAGCCTTGATGATCTGGTTACAAATATTAAAAATGGCACTGAAGCAGAAAGAATTGATGCGATAAGAGAATTATTAGATGCAGGTAAGATTAAAACAGATGGGAAGAAATATTATCTTTAG
- a CDS encoding amidohydrolase family protein: MKHLYFLSALSLLFFSSKAQEKKWDIEKYQGTTKNFTLNTDEGTWMNLDVSADGQEIAFDLLGDIYVMPISGGVAKLISGGIAWDVQPRFSPNGKYISYTSDKSGGDNIWIMNRDGSGKKQVTKESFRLLNNATWMPNSEYVVARKHFTAGRSLGAGEMWMYSINGGDGVQLTQRKNDQQDAGEPNVSPDGRYVYFSEDVSPGPNFEYSKDPNGTIYAIRQLDLTTGKLNTLINEQGGACRPQVSPDGNLIAFVKRVRLKSTLYVQNLKTGEEWPVNEDLSHDQQETWAIFGVYPNFAWTPDSKSVVFYAKGKIRKVEIGTLINSNIPFQANTIQTVQKALHFEQQVFSNEFSAKMLRQLTTSPDGKIIVFNAAGYLYKQELPAGTPERLTNGLDFEFEPAFSPDGKYVVYTTWSDELRGAIKRTDVKSGKTIMLSDEKGFYYSPQYSTKGDKIVFRKGSGNDVLGYNYGRGTGIFIMPANGGAKTLISDNGIRPQFNNTDTRIYFQSYADGKKALKSIDLNGANERTHFTSQYANQFVISPDNKWVAFNELFNVYITPMINIGTAQDASAGNKAIPVTKVTTDGGTYIQWSADSKSLHWTLGPKYFTVDVNSAFNFDGTTPKTEASSIDINLVLKSDIPSGIVALKGARIISMKGDEVIENGTIITDGNKITAIGKADAVTIPANAKVIDVNGKTIMPGIVDVHAHLRTSPDGITPQNDWSYMANLAFGVTTSHDPSSNTEMVFSQSEMLKAGRMVGPRVYSTGSILYGADGDFKVVINSLDDALANLRRLKAVGAFSVKSYNQPRREQRQQILEAARQLNMEVVPEGGSTFFTNMNMVADGHTGIEHSIPVLPVYKDVTTLWNNTEVAYTPTLIVAYGGQWGENYWYDRTNVWENEKLMSFTPRSIIDARARRRTTSEYSDYNHIDIAKATKQIADGGTKVNLGAHGQIQGLGAHWELWMFVQGGFTPMQAIRAATLNGASYLGMNKEIGSLEVGKLADMVIMDANPLDDIRNSEKIKYVMINGRLYDSATLNEVGTREKLRGKLWFENIKGNGYIIPNGESETWTFTVPHCD, encoded by the coding sequence ATGAAACACCTCTATTTTCTATCCGCTCTTTCCTTATTATTTTTCAGTTCAAAAGCCCAGGAGAAGAAATGGGACATTGAAAAATACCAAGGCACAACAAAAAACTTCACTTTAAACACTGATGAAGGCACCTGGATGAATCTTGATGTAAGTGCTGATGGACAGGAAATTGCTTTTGATTTATTGGGTGACATCTACGTGATGCCAATCTCTGGTGGAGTAGCAAAACTAATTAGTGGTGGTATTGCCTGGGATGTTCAACCCCGGTTTAGCCCGAACGGAAAATACATTTCTTACACCAGTGATAAAAGCGGTGGAGATAACATCTGGATTATGAACCGCGATGGTTCTGGTAAAAAACAAGTCACCAAAGAGAGTTTCAGGTTATTGAATAATGCCACCTGGATGCCCAATAGCGAATATGTTGTTGCAAGAAAACACTTTACCGCGGGTCGCTCCTTAGGCGCAGGCGAAATGTGGATGTATAGCATAAACGGTGGTGATGGTGTGCAGTTAACTCAACGCAAAAACGATCAGCAAGATGCGGGTGAGCCTAACGTTTCGCCAGATGGCAGATATGTTTACTTTAGTGAGGATGTGAGTCCCGGCCCTAATTTTGAATATAGTAAAGATCCAAACGGAACCATTTATGCCATCCGCCAGCTTGACCTGACTACAGGAAAACTAAACACCTTAATTAACGAGCAAGGTGGTGCCTGCCGTCCGCAGGTTTCTCCAGATGGAAATTTAATCGCTTTTGTAAAGCGTGTCAGGTTAAAATCTACTTTATATGTACAGAACCTGAAGACAGGTGAAGAATGGCCTGTAAATGAAGATCTATCTCATGACCAGCAGGAAACCTGGGCTATCTTCGGTGTTTATCCAAATTTTGCCTGGACTCCGGATAGCAAAAGCGTAGTATTCTATGCAAAAGGAAAAATCAGAAAAGTTGAAATTGGAACCTTAATCAACAGCAACATTCCTTTTCAGGCCAATACGATTCAAACAGTACAAAAAGCATTACATTTTGAACAACAGGTTTTCAGTAATGAATTTTCGGCTAAAATGTTAAGACAATTAACAACCTCTCCTGATGGAAAAATAATCGTTTTTAATGCGGCAGGATACTTATACAAGCAAGAGTTGCCAGCGGGAACACCAGAAAGGTTAACCAATGGACTGGATTTCGAATTTGAACCGGCCTTTAGCCCTGATGGAAAATACGTTGTTTACACCACCTGGAGTGATGAATTACGTGGAGCAATAAAACGGACGGACGTGAAATCGGGAAAGACCATTATGTTAAGTGATGAAAAAGGTTTTTACTATTCTCCTCAATATTCAACAAAAGGAGATAAAATTGTTTTCAGAAAAGGAAGTGGCAACGATGTTTTAGGATATAACTATGGTCGCGGAACGGGTATTTTTATCATGCCAGCCAATGGTGGTGCTAAAACTTTAATTTCAGATAATGGAATCCGTCCGCAGTTTAATAATACGGATACACGCATTTATTTTCAGAGTTATGCTGATGGCAAGAAAGCATTAAAAAGTATCGACTTAAACGGAGCGAACGAAAGAACACATTTTACTTCACAGTATGCCAATCAGTTCGTCATTAGTCCTGATAATAAATGGGTGGCATTTAACGAATTGTTTAACGTTTACATCACACCAATGATCAATATTGGTACTGCACAGGATGCATCGGCAGGTAATAAAGCCATTCCGGTTACCAAAGTGACTACCGATGGTGGAACTTACATCCAATGGAGCGCCGATAGCAAAAGCCTGCATTGGACCCTAGGCCCGAAATATTTTACCGTTGATGTAAACAGTGCCTTCAACTTTGATGGAACTACACCTAAAACCGAAGCTTCTTCTATCGACATTAATCTGGTATTAAAATCCGATATCCCTAGCGGAATAGTGGCGCTTAAAGGCGCAAGGATTATCTCAATGAAAGGCGACGAAGTAATTGAAAACGGAACCATCATTACCGATGGAAATAAAATTACGGCAATAGGAAAAGCAGATGCAGTAACCATTCCGGCCAATGCCAAAGTAATAGATGTTAATGGTAAAACCATTATGCCTGGCATTGTTGATGTTCACGCCCACTTACGCACCAGTCCGGATGGAATAACACCACAAAACGATTGGAGTTATATGGCTAATCTGGCTTTTGGTGTAACCACTTCACATGATCCATCAAGCAATACCGAGATGGTTTTTAGCCAGAGTGAAATGCTTAAAGCCGGCAGAATGGTTGGTCCAAGGGTTTATTCTACAGGATCGATTCTATATGGTGCTGATGGCGATTTTAAAGTGGTGATCAATAGTTTGGATGATGCTTTGGCTAACCTACGCAGGTTAAAAGCCGTTGGCGCATTTTCAGTTAAATCGTATAACCAGCCACGCAGAGAGCAACGTCAACAGATTTTAGAAGCAGCCCGCCAGTTAAATATGGAAGTTGTGCCCGAAGGTGGCTCAACCTTTTTCACCAACATGAACATGGTTGCAGATGGGCATACCGGAATTGAGCACAGTATTCCTGTTTTACCGGTTTATAAAGATGTTACTACACTTTGGAACAATACTGAAGTTGCCTATACACCTACTTTAATTGTAGCTTATGGCGGCCAATGGGGAGAAAATTACTGGTATGACAGAACCAACGTATGGGAAAACGAAAAATTAATGAGCTTTACTCCTCGTTCGATTATTGATGCAAGAGCCAGACGGAGAACAACTTCTGAGTACAGCGATTATAACCACATCGACATTGCCAAAGCAACCAAACAGATTGCTGATGGCGGGACGAAGGTTAATCTAGGTGCACACGGACAAATACAAGGTTTAGGTGCTCACTGGGAGTTATGGATGTTTGTTCAGGGCGGTTTTACACCCATGCAAGCCATTAGAGCAGCCACTTTAAATGGCGCCAGTTATTTAGGAATGAACAAAGAAATTGGCTCGCTGGAAGTTGGTAAACTGGCTGATATGGTGATTATGGATGCCAATCCTTTGGATGATATCCGCAATTCGGAGAAAATCAAATATGTAATGATTAACGGTAGGCTTTATGATAGTGCCACCTTGAATGAAGTAGGAACCAGAGAAAAATTGAGGGGTAAATTATGGTTCGAAAACATTAAAGGAAACGGCTATATCATTCCAAACGGAGAATCAGAAACCTGGACGTTTACCGTTCCGCATTGTGATTAA
- a CDS encoding PIN domain-containing protein: MAGNKVLLDTNIISALLKGDASVADHIDNASEVYISSIVIGELFYGAEYSVKLNKTSQILNS, from the coding sequence ATGGCTGGAAATAAAGTTCTGCTAGATACCAATATTATTTCGGCCTTATTAAAAGGTGATGCTTCCGTTGCAGACCACATTGATAACGCATCTGAGGTATACATATCATCAATTGTAATTGGAGAATTATTTTATGGTGCAGAATATTCAGTTAAATTGAACAAAACATCGCAAATATTAAACAGCTAA
- a CDS encoding PIN domain-containing protein: MNIDNDTAIVYGKIKAGLRKKGTPIPENDIWIASSAVQHKLKLSTRDKHFLQITGLKTLAW; encoded by the coding sequence TTGAATATTGATAATGATACAGCTATAGTTTATGGTAAAATTAAAGCTGGTTTAAGAAAAAAGGGCACACCTATTCCTGAAAACGATATTTGGATTGCCTCATCTGCAGTACAACATAAACTTAAGCTAAGCACAAGAGATAAACATTTTCTTCAGATTACGGGCTTAAAAACGTTGGCTTGGTGA
- a CDS encoding radical SAM protein, whose amino-acid sequence MKTEIFAITPPFTQLNTPYPATAYIKGFLNTKNISATQADLGIEVILELFSKKGLQNLFCHAERSRSVDNQKTKSDNAKRIFALQDEYLKTIDAVIAFLQGKNPTLALQICSDDFLPQASRFLQLEELDWAFGAMGTQDKAKHLATLYLEDISDYIVECIDENFGFSRYAERLGRSANSFDELYDALLKEPTYIDQILISVLKDKIETVQPKLFLISVPFPGNLYSAFRCAQWIKANYPEIKISMGGGFPNTELRSLSDARVFEFFDYITLDDGELPIELLYQNITHPVLVEADFYKRTFLLENGKVVYRNDAFRNDYKQADVGTPDYTGLLLDKYISVIEIVNPMHRMWSDGRWNKLTMAHGCYWGKCTFCDISLDYIKVYEPVAAKLIVDRIEDLYEKTGQNGFHFVDEAAPPALMREVALEIIRRKLAVTWWTNIRFEKSFTQDLCLLLKASGCIAVSGGLEVASDRLLKLIDKGVTVEQVAKVTRNFTEAGIMVHAYLMYGYPTQTIQETVDSLEMVRQLFEVGVLQSGFWHQFAMTAHSPVGMYPEKFGVVKDTEVIGTFANNDINYTDKTGIDHNKFSFGLKKSLFNFMHGICFDYELQDWFDFKIPRTKIPADFIEKALNDTDQFNTKPTAKVVWIGGKPSAEYFTKSKKGNTWEMASLTFHDKKETFTVLTNKKEGEWLTHILNKISISNENVFTFQEVKADFENEMENFELFWYAKPINTLRKYGLLVL is encoded by the coding sequence TTGAAAACCGAAATATTTGCCATTACGCCGCCATTTACCCAACTGAATACTCCATATCCAGCAACGGCGTATATAAAAGGTTTTCTGAATACTAAAAATATCAGTGCCACACAGGCCGATTTAGGTATTGAAGTCATTTTAGAGCTATTCTCTAAAAAAGGATTACAAAATCTGTTTTGTCACGCTGAGCGTAGTCGAAGTGTCGACAATCAAAAAACTAAAAGCGACAATGCTAAACGTATTTTCGCTTTACAGGATGAATATCTAAAAACAATTGATGCGGTAATTGCATTTTTACAGGGCAAAAATCCAACTTTGGCTTTACAGATCTGTAGCGACGATTTTCTTCCACAAGCTTCACGTTTTTTGCAGTTGGAAGAGTTGGACTGGGCTTTTGGTGCAATGGGTACGCAAGATAAAGCCAAACATCTGGCTACATTATATCTGGAAGATATATCTGATTATATTGTAGAATGCATTGATGAAAATTTTGGTTTCAGCCGTTATGCCGAACGTTTGGGCAGGAGCGCAAACTCTTTTGATGAATTGTACGATGCTTTGCTGAAAGAACCCACCTACATCGATCAGATCCTGATTTCGGTTTTAAAAGACAAAATTGAAACCGTTCAACCAAAACTATTTCTGATTTCTGTTCCATTTCCAGGCAATTTGTATAGTGCTTTTCGTTGTGCACAATGGATCAAGGCCAATTATCCGGAAATCAAAATTTCTATGGGTGGTGGCTTTCCGAACACCGAATTAAGGTCACTGTCAGATGCAAGGGTTTTTGAGTTCTTCGATTACATTACCTTAGATGATGGCGAACTACCAATTGAATTATTATACCAAAATATTACACACCCTGTTCTAGTTGAAGCAGATTTTTATAAAAGAACTTTTTTACTTGAAAATGGTAAGGTAGTTTACCGTAATGATGCCTTTAGAAATGATTATAAGCAGGCTGATGTGGGAACTCCTGATTACACTGGCTTATTATTGGATAAATACATTTCGGTAATTGAAATCGTTAACCCAATGCACCGCATGTGGAGCGATGGGCGTTGGAACAAACTCACCATGGCCCATGGTTGTTATTGGGGCAAATGCACGTTTTGCGATATTTCTTTAGATTATATCAAAGTGTACGAACCCGTTGCGGCAAAGTTGATTGTAGACCGGATTGAAGATTTGTATGAAAAAACCGGGCAAAATGGTTTCCACTTTGTTGATGAAGCCGCACCACCTGCTTTAATGCGTGAGGTTGCTTTGGAAATCATCAGAAGGAAGTTAGCCGTTACCTGGTGGACCAATATCCGCTTCGAAAAGAGCTTTACACAAGATCTATGCCTTTTGTTAAAAGCATCAGGTTGTATTGCGGTTTCAGGCGGACTGGAAGTGGCATCAGATCGTTTGTTAAAACTGATCGATAAAGGTGTAACGGTAGAACAAGTGGCTAAGGTTACACGCAATTTTACCGAAGCAGGAATTATGGTGCATGCTTATTTAATGTATGGCTATCCAACGCAGACCATACAAGAAACAGTTGACAGTTTAGAGATGGTGCGCCAGTTGTTTGAGGTTGGGGTGTTGCAATCTGGCTTTTGGCACCAGTTTGCCATGACTGCACATAGCCCTGTAGGGATGTATCCAGAAAAATTCGGGGTGGTAAAAGACACTGAAGTGATTGGGACTTTTGCCAATAATGATATCAATTATACAGATAAAACAGGTATTGACCACAATAAATTCAGCTTCGGATTGAAAAAATCGCTGTTCAATTTTATGCATGGCATCTGTTTTGATTACGAACTGCAGGATTGGTTCGATTTTAAAATTCCCAGAACGAAAATCCCTGCCGACTTTATTGAGAAAGCTTTGAATGATACGGATCAGTTTAATACGAAACCTACTGCAAAAGTAGTGTGGATAGGAGGAAAGCCCTCAGCTGAATATTTTACCAAATCGAAAAAAGGTAATACCTGGGAAATGGCATCATTAACTTTTCATGATAAAAAAGAAACTTTTACGGTACTAACGAATAAAAAAGAAGGCGAGTGGTTAACCCATATTTTAAATAAGATCTCAATCTCCAATGAAAATGTGTTTACTTTTCAGGAGGTTAAAGCCGATTTTGAAAATGAAATGGAAAATTTCGAACTTTTCTGGTACGCTAAACCAATCAATACGCTCAGAAAATACGGTTTGTTGGTTTTATAG